A genomic region of Phragmites australis chromosome 2, lpPhrAust1.1, whole genome shotgun sequence contains the following coding sequences:
- the LOC133899290 gene encoding glutamate--tRNA ligase, cytoplasmic-like — translation MEAKLAFAQDSPPLSIISAAKIAGVSLTIDPSLASGSVPTLHLGSGDFIHGISTILRYIARVVSIPSFYGQDAIEAAHVDQWLEYAPVVLSGSEFETACSFLDGYLASRTFLVGYSLSIADIVVWSNLAGTGQRWESLRRSKKYQNLVRWYNSVAVDYADKLDEVIAAYVGKRGIGKSPAPSLREKVHDSKENTSGPEVDLPGAKVGEVCVRFAPEPSGYLHIGHAKAGLLNKYFAERYKGRLIVRFDDTNPSKESNEFVENVLKDIDTLGIKYDVVTYTSDYFPKLMDMAENLIKQGKAYVDDTPKEQMRSERMDGVESKCRNQTVEENLSLWREMVNGTERGMQCCIRGKLNMQDPNKSLRDPVYYRCNTDPHHRVGSKYKVYPTYDFACPFVDALEGVTHALRSSEYHDRNAQYYRILQDMGLRRVEIYEFSRLNMVYTLLSKRKLLWFVQNKKVDDWTDPRFPTVQGIVRRGLKIEALIQFILEQGASKNLNLMEWDKLWTINKKIIDPVCARHTAVLKDQRVLLTLTNGPEEPFIRILPRHKKYEDAGKKATTFTNRIWLEYADASVIVTGQEVTLMDWGNAIIKEIKTENGIITQLVGELNLKGSVKLTKLKLTWLPDIEDLVPLSLVEFDYLINKKKLEEDEDFIDNLNPCTRRETSALGDPNMRNLKQGEIIQLERKTYYRCDVPFIRQSKPIVLFAIPDGRQQSTLN, via the exons ATGGAGGCAAAACTAGCATTCGCGCAGGACAGCCCGCCGCTTTCCATTATCTCTGCTGCCAAGATTGCTGGTGTTTCCCTGACCATTGATCCTAGCCTTGCCTCAGGTTCAGTGCCCACGCTACATCTTGGTTCTGG GGATTTTATCCATGGCATCAGCACAATTCTTCGTTACATTGCACGTGTCGTGTCTATTCCCAGCTTCTATGGACAAGATGCTATTGAGGCTGCACAT GTTGATCAATGGCTCGAGTATGCCCCAGTCGTTCTTTCAGGCTCTGAGTTTGAAACTGCTTGCTCATTTCTAGATGGGTACTTGGCATCTCGAACCTTTTTGGTTGGCTATAGTCTGTCGATTGCTGACATTGTAGTATGGTCGAATCTCGCAG GAACTGGTCAACGATGGGAAAGTCTAAGGAGGTCCAAGAAATATCAAAACCTTGTTCGCTGGTACAACAGTGTAGCTGTAGACTATGCAGACAAACTAGATGAAGTTATAGCAGCTTATGTTGGGAAGCGAGGGATTGGGAAATCTCCAGCACCAAGCCTGAGAGAAAAGGTGCATGATTCAAAGGAGAATACCTCAGGTCCTGAAGTAGATCTTCCAGGTGCGAAAGTTGGGGAGGTCTGTGTTCGTTTTGCCCCGGAACCTAGCGGCTATCTCCACATTGGGCATGCAAAGGCTGGGTTACTGAATAAGTATTTTGCAGAGAGATATAAAGGGCGTCTAATAGTTCGATTTGATGACACAAATCCGTCAAAAGAAAGCAATGAATTTGTTGAGAACGTCCTGAAAGATATTGATACGCTTGGAATCAAATATGATGTGGTTACATACACATCGGATTATTTTCCAAAGCTTATGGACATGGCTGAAAATCTGATTAAGCAGGGTAAGGCATATGTTGACGACACGCCTAAGGAGCAAATGAGGAGTGAGAGGATGGACGGTGTGGAATCTAAATGTAGAAACCAGACTGTTGAAGAGAATCTGTCATTGTGGAGAGAGATGGTTAATGGAACTGAAAGGGGTATGCAGTGTTGCATACGGGGTAAACTTAACATGCAAGACCCTAACAAATCACTCCGAGATCCTGTTTACTACCGTTGCAACACTGATCCCCATCATCGTGTTGGTTCAAAATACAAGGTTTATCCAACATATGACTTTGCTTGCCCATTTGTTGATGCATTGGAAGGAGTGACTCATGCTCTTCGTTCAAGTGAATACCATGATCGGAATGCACAGTACTATCGTATCCTTCAAGATATGGGTCTGCGGAGGGTAGAGATCTATGAGTTCAGCAGGTTGAATATGGTTTACACACTTCTTAGCAAGCGTAAGCTTCTCTGGTTTGTACAAAACAAGAAGGTGGATGACTGGACTGATCCACGCTTCCCTACTGTACAAGGCATAGTACGTCGTGGCTTGAAGATCGAAGCATTGATACAGTTTATACTTGAGCAG GGTGCttcaaaaaatctaaatctaatgGAGTGGGATAAACTCTGGACAATCAATAAGAAGATAATCGATCCAGTGTGTGCAAGGCATACTGCTGTGCTGAAAGACCAACGTGTGCTCTTGACTCTTACTAATGGTCCAGAAGAGCCATTCATTCGAATCTTACCAAGGCACAAGAAATATGAGGATGCTGGAAAGAAGGCTACAACCTTCACAAACAGAATTTGGTTAGAGTACGCTGATGCATCAGTCATCGTCACCGGTCAGGAAGTCACTTTGATGGACTGGGGAAATGCTATCATTAAAGAAATCAAGACAGAGAATGGAATAATTACTCAACTTGTTGGTGAACTCAATCTTAAGGGGTCAGTGAAGTTGACTAAGTTGAAGCTAACGTGGCTTCCTGATATAGAAGATCTCGTACCTCTATCTTTGGTTGAATTTGACTACctaattaataagaaaaag CTGGAGGAAGATGAGGACTTCATTGACAATCTCAATCCTTGCACGCGACGAGAAACTTCAGCTCTTGGAGACCCGAACATGCGGAATCTGAAACAAGGAGAAATCATACAGCTTGAAAGGAAAACGTACTACAGGTGTGATGTTCCATTTATCCGGCAGTCCAAACCCATTGTTCTTTTTGCAATACCAGATGGCCGACAACAGTCCACACTGAACTAG
- the LOC133902600 gene encoding phosphatidylinositol 4-kinase gamma 1-like, which produces MAIAVGHCHDLKPPTARGRHCRLHSVAQLDRPLLDRDHQERDAATVIAGHNGLSPRRRSQSSPCFTTVAPAGTDHTEQAEKKMPRVEIVAGRHARGVRELIAEAAGAIASGTRLVPAQSGLGGALLLNDGRSGEHVAVIKPLDDATAAAGSPAHGGYASKAVLREVAAFLLDHDGFASVEPTALIKISRPAMPTTMASIQRFVAHEYDAGELGPSRFSVASVHRVGILDVRLLNIDRHAGNILVKNPPRGQRADGSTSPPPFDLVPIDHGLCLPEQFEDPYFEWLHWPQASLPFSDAEMAYVASLDPFKDAEMLRAELPSLNEPAIRILTLCTIFLKRAAAAGLCLADIGDMMTREFTAMGEEGLSTLEALCKRAHDSVHPPLSSLAPPSPDGDGVGEGVSGRERMSFKHLSGEEWAAFLVRFEQLLPAALEAKKRAGLKSWS; this is translated from the coding sequence ATGGCAATCGCGGTCGGTCACTGCCACGACCTCAAGCCCCCCACTGCGCGCGGCAGGCACTGCCGTCTCCACTCCGTCGCGCAGCTCGACAGACCTCTGCTCGACAGGGACCACCAGGAGCGCGACGCCGCCACAGTCATCGCGGGCCACAACGGCCTGTCCCCTCGGCGCCGGAGCCAATCCTCCCCGTGCTTCACGACCGTCGCGCCCGCCGGCACCGACCACACGGAGCAAGCCGAGAAGAAGATGCCGCGCGTGGAGATCGTCGCGGGACGCCACGCCCGTGGCGTGCGAGAGCTCATCGCGGAGGCCGCGGGCGCCATCGCGTCGGGGACACGGCTGGTTCCCGCGCAGAGCGGCCTCGGCGGGGCGCTGCTGCTCAACGACGGCCGCTCCGGCGAGCACGTCGCCGTCATCAAGCCTCTCGATGACGCCACCGCAGCGGCAGGTTCGCCGGCCCACGGGGGCTACGCGAGCAAGGCCGTGCTGCGGGAGGTGGCCGCCTTCCTCCTCGACCACGACGGCTTCGCCAGCGTGGAGCCAACCGCGCTGATCAAGATCTCGCGCCCCGCGATGCCGACGACCATGGCCTCTATCCAGCGGTTTGTGGCGCACGAGTACGACGCCGGAGAGCTGGGCCCGTCGCGGTTCTCGGTGGCGTCCGTGCACCGCGTCGGCATTCTCGACGTCCGCCTCCTCAATATCGACCGCCACGCCGGCAACATCCTCGTCAAGAATCCACCGAGAGGCCAGCGCGCAGATGGAAGCACTTCGCCGCCACCGTTTGACCTCGTGCCGATCGATCACGGCCTCTGCCtgccggagcagttcgaggacCCGTACTTCGAGTGGCTGCACTGGCCGCAGGCGTCGCTGCCGTTCTCCGACGCCGAGATGGCGTACGTCGCGTCGCTGGACCCGTTCAAGGACGCCGAGATGCTCCGCGCCGAGCTGCCGTCCCTCAACGAACCGGCCATCCGGATCCTCACCCTCTGCACCATCTTCCTGAAgcgcgcggccgcggcggggcTCTGCCTCGCGGACATCGGCGACATGATGACCCGGGAGTTCACGGCGATGGGTGAGGAGGGGCTGAGCACGCTCGAGGCCCTCTGCAAGCGAGCCCACGACTCCGTCCACCCGCCACTGTCCTCTCTCGCACCCCCCTCACccgacggcgacggcgtcgGCGAGGGCGTGAGCGGGAGGGAGCGCATGTCGTTCAAGCACCTGAGCGGCGAGGAGTGGGCTGCGTTCCTTGTGAGGTTCGAGCAGCTGCTGCCGGCGGCGCTCGAGGCCAAGAAGCGCGCCGGGCTGAAGTCCTGGAGCTGA
- the LOC133899273 gene encoding uncharacterized protein LOC133899273 isoform X2 gives MPASAPLPAEPPPAADSPSHAEAEAEVEAGGSPSRAASVGTVNWGTATLVGVFSGLLYGGSREATASVSKDAEVMMKMGSTTDKREQYRLMRDAMEKRFIRVAKGSLVGGVRLGMFTATFFGIQNLLIESRGVHDVFNIAGAGSATAAAFGLILPGSMMWRARNVLVGSALGAGICFPLGWIQLKLAEKANIEIASSKSSDLTEENKNQSRVGAAIERLEGSLKK, from the exons ATGCCAGCCTCGGCGCCTCTCcccgccgagccgccgccggcggcTGATTCACCCTCCCAT gcggaggcggaggcggaggtggaggcgggcGGCTCGCCCTCGAGGGCTGCGTCGGTGGGGACGGTGAACTGGGGCACGGCCACCCTCGTCGGGGTCTTCTCCGGGCTGCTCTACGGCGGGAGCAGGGAGGCCACCGCCTCCGTC AGCAAGGATGCagaggtgatgatgaagatgggaAGCACCACAGACAAGCGTGAACAGTACAGATTGATGAGAGATGCAATGGAGAAAAGGTTCATCCGGGTTGCCAAAGGCTCGCTAGTTGGCGGTGTTCGCCTTGGGATGTTTACTGCGACTTTCTTTGGCATACAGAACCTTCTTATTGAGAGTCGTGGGGTACATGATGTCTTCAACATAGCAGGAGCTGGCTCAGCTACCGCAGCTGCTTTTGGGCTTATAT TGCCAGGTTCAATGATGTGGCGAGCAAGGAATGTATTGGTTGGATCTGCTCTTGGTGCTGGAATCTGCTTTCCCCTTG GTTGGATACAGTTGAAGCTGGCAGAAAAGGCCAATATTGAGATTGCAAGTTCAAAATCATCTGATTTGACAGaggaaaataaaaatcaaagccGTGTGGGCGCTGCTATAGAACGGCTCGAGGGCAGTCTGAAGAAGTAA
- the LOC133899273 gene encoding uncharacterized protein LOC133899273 isoform X1 codes for MPASAPLPAEPPPAADSPSHAEAEAEAEVEAGGSPSRAASVGTVNWGTATLVGVFSGLLYGGSREATASVSKDAEVMMKMGSTTDKREQYRLMRDAMEKRFIRVAKGSLVGGVRLGMFTATFFGIQNLLIESRGVHDVFNIAGAGSATAAAFGLILPGSMMWRARNVLVGSALGAGICFPLGWIQLKLAEKANIEIASSKSSDLTEENKNQSRVGAAIERLEGSLKK; via the exons ATGCCAGCCTCGGCGCCTCTCcccgccgagccgccgccggcggcTGATTCACCCTCCCATGCG gaggcggaggcggaggcggaggtggaggcgggcGGCTCGCCCTCGAGGGCTGCGTCGGTGGGGACGGTGAACTGGGGCACGGCCACCCTCGTCGGGGTCTTCTCCGGGCTGCTCTACGGCGGGAGCAGGGAGGCCACCGCCTCCGTC AGCAAGGATGCagaggtgatgatgaagatgggaAGCACCACAGACAAGCGTGAACAGTACAGATTGATGAGAGATGCAATGGAGAAAAGGTTCATCCGGGTTGCCAAAGGCTCGCTAGTTGGCGGTGTTCGCCTTGGGATGTTTACTGCGACTTTCTTTGGCATACAGAACCTTCTTATTGAGAGTCGTGGGGTACATGATGTCTTCAACATAGCAGGAGCTGGCTCAGCTACCGCAGCTGCTTTTGGGCTTATAT TGCCAGGTTCAATGATGTGGCGAGCAAGGAATGTATTGGTTGGATCTGCTCTTGGTGCTGGAATCTGCTTTCCCCTTG GTTGGATACAGTTGAAGCTGGCAGAAAAGGCCAATATTGAGATTGCAAGTTCAAAATCATCTGATTTGACAGaggaaaataaaaatcaaagccGTGTGGGCGCTGCTATAGAACGGCTCGAGGGCAGTCTGAAGAAGTAA